The Anopheles coluzzii chromosome 2, AcolN3, whole genome shotgun sequence genome window below encodes:
- the LOC120952498 gene encoding 28S ribosomal protein S33, mitochondrial — translation MSKYKELTKLTTTYARRMNYLSNRIFGEVARPTNSQSMKVVKMFSEEPVHKRDYVVNWYPRHVETHLLAMKLREYGLFRDEHQDFKEEMKRLRALRGKAPPKKGEGKRAKK, via the coding sequence ATGTCCAAGTACAAGGAACTTACCAAACTTACGACGACGTACGCCCGTCGGATGAACTACCTTTCGAATCGGATCTTTGGGGAAGTGGCCCGCCCGACCAACTCCCAGTCGATGAAGGTGGTCAAGATGTTCAGCGAAGAGCCGGTGCACAAGCGAGACTACGTGGTGAACTGGTACCCCCGGCACGTTGAAACCCATCTACTGGCGATGAAACTCCGCGAGTATGGTCTGTTCCGTGATGAGCATCAGGATTTCAAGGAGGAGATGAAACGGTTACGTGCGCTCCGTGGCAAGGCACCTCCGAAGAAGGGCGAAGGAAAGCGTGCCAAGAAGTAG
- the LOC120952494 gene encoding protein misato yields the protein MAREILTFQLGNYSNYIGTHWWNIQESSFNYDPNAEPSEIDHSVLYREGQTRQRQVTFTPRLLMLDLSGTLKHVPRTGDLYEQPLDPDQIATDNPAELPDIGWESEKVEVIKQQDKPAERHPYQKDLLEAGTSSTNGEDEAEKDYNFAATVQDWIDYSYTRYHPRSINVIERYTHSREEAQLDTITNGMELWKDYDFQDEFTDRARQYIEECDGCQGFQMLFDCVDGFSGVAIKLLEHLQDEYGKATLPFPVFPPKAPTFKSADEPMSHSIRVVNTALAFAQLPDQCSLFVPLSTMGRCWRNVAEPRALPNLLYDPANFYQTSAILASFLETATLRYRLKGSATTGSGAYLSGLCGDLSAYGRKMAAAGLAFPFPLDGKQDLIDFLDQLDGKSLTVQLSPNAVVRKRAVIQSVCARGLPQNRLKRPPTAKSAQRQQAMPAYRCSNVSEMLQFYYSCSLEVSMSHVTSVQSPMPIRQPFPVELFDKRVGFDGFLTDDPQAALPYVQNCPALAAIQSSSDLGDGLETLHREVSRIRLAKIPRFAECGLEEVDYKEHIERLLEFKENYDENYEL from the exons ATGGCACGTGAAATCTTAACATTCCAGCTGGGCAATTACTCCAACTACATCGGTACACACTGGTGGAACATACAG GAATCATCGTTCAACTATGATCCAAATGCGGAACCATCAGAAATCGATCACTCGGTACTGTATCGAGAAGGTCAAACGAGACAGCGGCAAGTGACCTTTACACCGCGCCTGCTAATGCTCGATCTGAGCGGAACACTCAAGCACGTGCCCCGCACCGGCGATCTTTACGAGCAACCGCTCGACCCGGACCAAATTGCCACCGACAATCCTGCCGAGCTACCGGACATCGGTTGGGAGTCCGAAAAAGTGGAGGTGATTAAACAGCAAGATAAACCTGCCGAACGGCACCCCTACCAGAAGGATCTGCTAGAAGCGGGAACTTCCAGCACCAATGGCGAGGATGAAGCGGAAAAAGATTACAACTTTGCCGCCACGGTGCAAGATTGGATCGACTACAGCTACACCCGGTACCATCCGCGCAGCATCAACGTGATCGAGCGGTATACACATTCCCGGGAAGAGGCACAGCTCGACACGATCACGAACGGGATGGAGCTGTGGAAGGATTACGACTTTCAGGACGAGTTTACCGACCGTGCCCGCCAGTACATCGAAGAGTGCGACGGTTGCCAAGGCTTCCAGATGCTGTTCGACTGCGTCGATGGATTTTCCGGTGTGGCGATAAAACTGCTCGAACATCTCCAGGACGAGTACGGCAAAGCAACGCTGCCCTTTCCGGTGTTCCCGCCGAAAGCACCCACGTTCAAAAGTGCCGACGAGCCCATGAGCCATTCGATAAGGGTGGTCAACACTGCGCTCGCTTTTGCACAGCTACCGGACCAGTGTTCCCTGTTTGTGCCACTCTCGACAATGGGCCGCTGTTGGCGCAATGTGGCTGAACCGCGCGCACTTCCCAATCTTTTGTACGATCCAGCCAATTTCTATCAAACTTCCGCCATCCTGGCAAGCTTTCTGGAAACGGCTACGCTGCGCTACCGTTTGAAAGGATCGGCCACAACCGGTTCGGGCGCGTACCTATCCGGCTTGTGCGGCGATTTGAGTGCGTACGGTCGGAAGATGGCTGCCGCGGGGCTCGCCTTTCCCTTCCCCCTGGATGGCAAGCAGGATCTGATCGACTTTCTGGATCAGCTGGACGGCAAAAGTCTCACGGTTCAGCTGTCTCCCAACGCGGTCGTGCGCAAACGTGCCGTCATCCAGTCGGTGTGTGCCCGTGGGCTGCCCCAGAACCGGCTGAAACGGCCACCAACGGCCAAATCGGCCCAACGGCAGCAGGCAATGCCCGCGTACCGGTGCAGCAACGTGAGCGAAATGCTACAGTTTTACTACTCCTGCAGCCTCGAGGTTAGCATGTCGCACGTCACCTCGGTCCAAAGCCCCATGCCCATCCGGCAACCGTTCCCGGTGGAGCTGTTTGACAAGCGCGTCGGGTTTGACGGTTTCCTTACCGACGATCCCCAAGCGGCCCTGCCGTACGTCCAGAACTGTCCGGCGCTGGCTGCGATACAATCGTCATCCGATTTGGGCGACGGGTTGGAGACGCTGCACCGTGAGGTTAGCCGTATCCGGCTGGCAAAGATACCACGCTTTGCGGAGTGTGGTCTGGAGGAGGTGGACTACAAGGAACACATCGAGCGGTTGCTAGAGTTTAAGGAAAATTACGACGAAAACTACGAACTGTAA
- the LOC120952492 gene encoding eukaryotic translation initiation factor 2-alpha kinase-like, which yields MPTCSVLIRCALCVGTVLLATVVTVALGSKGQAPPKQPDDGTATVEQLPFCAEEATRQRDLNDGLVFVTTLDGKMSALDMLNGGAERWSIQTGPGPLLSSSIHRLELTNNGKWVRMIPSLGGSLYKFDGDSIEPIPFSAEDLLKSSFKFSDDLVISGGKETRSYGVSMQTGQLIYVCTMQGCKNATELAMEMAADGKYGPPEDGAGTLDPMQEDVLVIRRQTQTVRAVESRTGSERWNFSIGHHEVEKMSNEDCRGGKERREVDPVILDLDLRVIIPEGVICAVRKSAPGEIVWRHKFEVPIVSAWRSSGKTNDQLVGVDIFDRTDWMWNGNVDDSESGNRPPLINPSLYIGMHDKQLYIQESAAMIEEREEKMQQLALLTDESKLPAIPWKPLPASRGIAGLLTDGDNQFQLVKDDEDDAGESTAIARSVLYASNYINGNGFFLVYDTERDDEQCGHGEDESNGDNNSTKFGHDGSHDHGEDMDTMFDAPVKVIIVSMWYWWKEILIISITTALILNMMLKLRLEKPPVMVVVERKVTVPIPTAVEAVEEFPPAIRMTATRSYSESSSSNGPPALVDNYTSRFRDDFDLVQCLGKGGFGVVFEVRNKLDDCRYAIKRVVLPNKQESKDRVMREVKTLAHCEHQNIVRYFHAWIETPPPGWQERHDREWIERNCLSTSIDIETPTDTCPPLPGVAASATTASSFAVGMKNSRLQASSIQSNLWMPQFPAANFSFSNGIGDGLSLKRYEQSDSCSFIEFRAEGEQDGQPARDDETSSSSESESEDEASEVQSNGKHRWNDEPEDDSLDIVFKEPSGSEGISSGGAVAQQHAVAIDVSSSPEGRSQPAAMKDARNGPNVEQQQQQQKPNPFRKTHRRPLSLDLTSTMRSSRDPCTLPSGTDQSKASSAQSNKIYLYIQMQLCHKQSLKEWLSLNGFPARRDKIVPIFEQIVAGVEYVHLKGLIHRDLKPSNIFFSLDGRIKIGDFGLVTDSSDLQYDSENNMPTMVPNRHTRQVGTQLYMSPEQLKGLPYDYKVDIYSLGLILFELLVSFGTEMERICTLKNVRKSKFPDNFEEDHECEFKLLTLMLSEAPNKRPTTFGIKAHPPFKRIPSNKSTNSLGVVDETLVVDSGPGSTNGSFESEDGDEWHFELPPRRKDSRTYSTSGSGSGNGSAGVPSSAAAPNQLCF from the exons atgcCTACGTGCTCTGTTTTGATTCGCTGTGCGCTGTGCGTCGGAACGGTGCTACTGGCCACAGTCGTGACGGTGGCGCTCGGTAGCAAGGGCCAAGCACCGCCGAAGCAGCCGGACGATGGAACGGCCACCGTCGAGCAGCTTCCGTTCTGTGCCGAAGAAGCGACCCGCCAGCGTGACCTTAACGATGG aTTGGTTTTCGTAACAACGCTGGACGGGAAAATGTCTGCCCTCGATATGCTGAATGGTGGAGCCGAACGGTGGAGCATCCAAACCGGCCCCGGGCCGCTCCTTTCCTCCAGCATCCATCGGCTGGAACTGACGAACAACGGCAAGTGGGTGCGCATGATACCGTCGCTCGGCGGCAGCCTGTACAAGTTCGATGGCGATTCGATCGAGCCAATTCCCTTCAGTGCAGAGGACTTGCTCAAGTCTTCGTTCAAGTTTTCGGACGATCTTGTCATCTCGGGCGGTAAGGAAACGCGTTCGTACGGTGTCTCGATGCAAACCGGTCAGCTGATTTACGTTTGCACGATGCAAGGCTGCAAAAACGCAACAGAGCTTGCGATGGAAATGGCAGCAGACGGCAAGTACGGGCCGCCGGAAGATGGCGCTGGTACACTCGATCCCATGCAGGAGGACGTGCTGGTTATACGGCGCCAGACGCAAACGGTCCGTGCCGTAGAATCACGCACCGGCAGTGAACGGTGGAACTTTAGCATCGGCCATCATGAGGTGGAAAAGATGAGCAACGAGGACTGTCGCGGTGGCAAGGAACGGCGTGAGGTGGATCCCGTCATACTGGATCTCGATCTTCGCGTGATCATACCGGAGGGAGTGATCTGTGCGGTGCGTAAAAGCGCGCCGGGCGAGATCGTTTGGCGGCATAAGTTTGAAGTGCCGATTGTGAGTGCATGGCGATCGTCGGGTAAAACTAACGATCAGCTTGTTGGGGTGGATATTTTCGACCGTACGGACTGGATGTGGAATGGCAATGTGGATGATAGTGAATCGGGCAATCGGCCACCGCTGATCAATCCATCGCTGTACATTGGGATGCACGATAAGCAGCTGTACATCCAGGAGTCGGCAGCAATGATAGAGGAGCGGGAAGAGAAGATGCAGCAGCTTGCATTGCTGACCGACGAGAGTAAACTGCCGGCCATACCGTGGAAGCCACTGCCCGCCAGCCGTGGCATTGCGGGGCTGCTCACCGATGGGGACAATCAGTTTCAGCTCGTGAAGGATGATGAGGACGATGCGGGTGAATCGACTGCCATCGCTCGCTCGGTACTGTACGCATCGAACTACATCAATGGGAATGGATTCTTCTTGGTTTACGATACCGAGCGTGATGACGAACAGTGTGGCCATGGTGAGGATGAgtcgaacggagacaacaataGTACGAAGTTCGGGCATGACGGATCGCACGACCATGGTGAGGATATGGACACAATGTTCGACGCACCGGTCAAGGTGATCATCGTGTCGATGTGGTACTGGTGGAAGGAAATACTGATCATTTCCATTACGACCGCACTAATACTGAACATGATGCTGAAGCTACGGCTCGAAAAGCCcccggtgatggtggtggtggaacgcAAGGTCACCGTACCGATACCGACCGCAGTGGAAGCGGTCGAGGAGTTTCCACCGGCAATACGGATGACGGCGACGCGCAGCTACTCCGAATCTAGCTCGTCCAACGGTCCACCAGCGTTGGTGGACAACTACACCTCCCGCTTCCGCGACGATTTCGATCTGGTGCAGTGTCTCGGAAAGGGTGGTTTCGGGGTGGTGTTCGAGGTGCGCAACAAGCTAGACGACTGCCGGTACGCAATCAAGCGGGTAGTGCTGCCCAACAAGCAAGAATCGAAGGATCGCGTGATGCGCGAGGTCAAAACACTGGCCCACTGCGAGCATCAGAACATTGTGCGGTACTTCCACGCGTGGATTGAAACGCCACCGCCCGGTTGGCAGGAACGGCACGATCGCGAATGGATCGAACGCAACTGCCTGTCGACTTCGATCGACATTGAAACGCCGACCGACACGTGCCCCCCGTTGCCGGGTGTGGCCGCGTCCGCTACGACGGCATCTTCCTTTGCGGTAGGGATGAAGAATTCGCGCCTGCAAGCGTCATCCATCCAGTCGAACCTGTGGATGCCGCAGTTTCCGGCGGCAAACTTTTCCTTCTCGAACGGTATCGGCGACGGGCTGTCGCTGAAGCGGTACGAGCAGAGTGATAGCTGTTCCTTTATCGAGTTTCGGGCCGAGGGTGAACAGGACGGACAACCGGCCCGGGATGACGAAACATCCAGCAGCTCCGAGTCCGAGTCGGAGGACGAAGCGTCGGAAGTGCAGAGCAATGGAAAACATCGATGGAACGATGAGCCGGAAGACGATTCTTTGGACATTGTGTTCAAAGAACCTTCGGGTAGTGAAGGTATCAGTAGCGGTGGCGCAGTCGCCCAGCAACATGCTGTAGCGATTGATGTATCTTCCTCACCCGAAGGTCGATCGCAACCCGCGGCGATGAAGGATGCGCGCAATGGGCCCAatgtggagcagcagcagcagcaacaaaagccGAACCCATTCCGCAAAACGCACCGTCGACCACTGTCGCTTGATCTCACGAGCACGATGCGAAGTTCGCGGGACCCGTGCACCCTTCCATCGGGGACGGACCAGTCGAAAGCAAGCTCGGCGCAGAGCAACAAAATCTATCTCTACATCCAGATGCAGCTGTGCCACAAGCAGTCGCTCAAGGAGTGGCTCAGCCTGAACGGGTTCCCGGCGCGGCGCGATAAGATTGTGCCAATCTTTGAGCAGATCGTTGCCGGCGTCGAGTACGTCCATCTGAAGGGACTGATCCACCGGGACCTGAAGCCGAGCAACATATTCTTCTCGCTGGACGGAAGGATTAAGATCGGTGATTTCGGGCTCGTGACGGACTCGAGCGATTTGCAGTACGACAGTGAGAACAACATGCCGACGATGGTGCCGAACCGGCACACGCGCCAGGTCGGTACGCAGCTGTACATGTCGCCGGAGCAGCTGAAGGGTTTGCCGTACGACTACAAGGTGGACATCTATTCGCTCGGGCTAATTTTGTTCGAGCTGCTCGTTAGCTTCGGTACGGAAATGGAACGTATCTGCACGCTGAAAAACGTGCGCAAGAGCAAATTCCCGGACAATTTCGAAGAGGACCACGAGTGTGAG TTCAAACTCTTGACATTGATGTTGTCCGAAGCGCCAAACAAGCGACCGACGACGTTCGGCATCAAGGCTCACCCACCGTTCAAGCGCATCCCTTCGAACAAGTCCACCAACTCGCTCGGCGTTGTCGACGAGACGTTGGTCGTCGATAGTGGTCCCGGATCGACGAACGGTTCGTTCGAATCGGAGGACGGGGACGAGTGGCATTTTGAGCTGCCGCCGCGCAGAAAAGACAGCCGCACGTACAGCACGTCCGGATCAGGGTCGGGCAATGGCTCTGCCGGTGTGCCATCGTCGGCAGCGGCACCGAATCAATTGTGCTTTTGA
- the LOC120950721 gene encoding protein TAPT1 homolog: MSRKDDMFVTTPQERQRKKLRFRGDLAAQYGFNRDSVGSGLNGTSGINRVEEVSSDDDTKRLLNGEPAEERPERGSLYDFVRIELTRGYVLEHDEERYSARREKIYSFFKIPRELESFMLYGVLQCADSFLYIYTFLPIRYLLALWALITRPLARCLGLRRPSQRLLAPAEICDLLKGTIWIICSYTLLYVDTNMLYHMIKSQSIIKLYIFYNMLEVGDRLLSAFGQDTIDALFWTATEPKHSKRQHLGTIPHFLFAIVYVTMHSVLVMFQATSLNVAINSNNKGLLTIMMSNNFVELKGSVFKKFDKNNLFQLSCSDVRERFHLSVLMLIVLIQTMKEFSWKSEQFFVMFPDCMYVMFTECLVDWIKHAFITRFNEIPCEVYREYTTSLAYDMTQTRQKHAFSDHSDLVARRMGFIPYPLGVILVKALYHALSFDNAGSIVILLVAFLALLSARVLNTICALGKACDLTQKHQDEKNQSGCNPLTSTPLPSNVRGGGTRATSDTATSPIHRAQAQVGSQAASLVAGSPPGGSSLSPCTPQSTPLSVGKASSSLASSISSGGSTDVLRKTSGLGATALFSNSDVDLDDVKLNDQVLNGSSTGTGDASGNRTQKEEEENVARSVPDLQQEPGLEKTPGRHQNESINSEGGEGSLHHHHHHHHHHYVRTHKRSESEPSIQLEGGG; the protein is encoded by the exons ATGAGCCGCAAGGATGACATGTTCGTGACGACACCCCAGGAGCGACAGCGAAAAAAGTTACGCTTTCGGGGTGACCTGGCCGCACAGTATGGCTTCAATCGcgattccgtcggttccggttTGAATGGAACGTCTGGCATCAATCGGGTTGAGGAAGTTTCTTCCGATGACGATACGAAACGACTACTGAATGGAGAACCGGCTGAAG AGCGACCGGAACGTGGCAGCCTGTACGATTTCGTGCGCATAGAACTCACCCGAGGCTATGTGCTGGAACACGACGAGGAGCGCTATTCGGCACGGCGTGAGAAAATATACTCCTTCTTCAAGATACCGCGCGAGCTGGAAAGCTTCATGCTGTACGGGGTGCTCCAGTGTGCCGACTCGTTCCTGTACATCTACACCTTCCTGCCGATACGGTACCTGCTGGCCCTGTGGGCCCTGATCACGCGCCCGCTCGCCCGCTGTCTCGGTCTGCGGCGACCCTCCCAGCGGTTGCTAGCGCCGGCCGAAATTTGTGACCTGCTGAAGGGCACCATTTGGATCATCTGCAGCTACACGCTGCTGTACGTCGACACGAACATGCTGTACCACATGATCAAGAGCCAGTCGATCATCAAGCTGTACATATTCTACAACATGCTCGAGGTGGGCGATCGGCTGCTGTCCGCGTTCGGGCAGGACACGATCGACGCACTGTTCTGGACGGCGACCGAACCGAAGCACAGCAAGCGGCAGCATCTCGGCACGATACCGCACTTTCTGTTCGCGATCGTGTACGTGACGATGCACAGCGTGCTGGTAATGTTCCAGGCGACCTCGCTCAACGTGGCCATCAACTCGAACAACAAGGGCCTGCTGACGATCATGATGTCGAACAATTTCGTCGAGCTGAAGGGTAGCGTGTTTAAAAAGTTCGACAAGAACAACCTCTTCCAGCTGAGCTGCAGCGACGTGCGCGAACGGTTCCATCTGTCCGTGCTGATGCTGATCGTGCTGATACAGACGATGAAGGAGTTTAGCTGGAAGTCGGAGCAGTTTTTCGTCATGTTCCCGGACTGCATGTACGTGATGTTCACGGAGTGTCTGGTGGACTGGATCAAGCACGCGTTCATCACGCGCTTCAACGAGATACCGTGCGAGGTGTATCGGGAGTACACGACGAGCCTGGCGTACGACATGACGCAAACCCGCCAGAAGCACGCGTTTAGCGATCACTCCGATCTGGTTGCCCGCCGGATGGGTTTCATACCGTACCCGCTCGGCGTCATACTGGTGAAAGCGCTCTACCATGCGCTGTCGTTCGATAATGCCGGCTCGATTGTGATACTGCTCGTCGCCTTCCTGGCACTGCTGAGCGCCCGCGTACTGAACACCATTTGTGCCCTCGGGAAGGCGTGTGATCTGACGCAAAAGCATCAGGACGAAAAGAACCAGAGTGGATGCAATCCGCTTACCTCAACACCGTTGCCATCCAACGTTCGCGGAGGAGGTACGCGAGCGACGAGCGATACAGCTACCTCACCGATTCACCGCGCACAGGCGCAGGTCGGCAGTCAGGCGGCAAGCCTCGTCGCGGGCTCTCCACCGGGTGGATCGTCCCTGTCACCCTGCACCCCCCAATCGACGCCGTTGTCGGTGGGCAAAGCATCGAGCTCGCTGGCCAGCTCGATCAGCAGCGGCGGCTCGACCGATGTGCTGCGGAAAACGTCCGGCCTTGGGGCTACCGCACTGTTCTCGAACAGTGACGTCGATCTGGACGATGTGAAGCTGAACGATCAGGTGCTGAACGGTAGCAGCACCGGCACTGGAGATGCGAGCGGCAACCGTACGcagaaggaggaggaagaaaatgTTGCCCGCAGTGTGCCGGATTTGCAGCAGGAACCGGGACTGGAGAAAACGCCGGGAAGGCACCAAAACGAATCGATCAACAGTGAGGGTGGGGAGGGATCTttgcatcatcaccatcaccatcatcatcaccattacGTGCGGACACATAAGCGGTCGGAATCGGAACCATCGATTCAGCTGGAAGGTGGAGGATAA
- the LOC120952496 gene encoding cleavage stimulation factor subunit 1 encodes MKDQETPQDKNLLKCREQLYRMMISQLFYDGYHSVAVELTNLVRADPPCPPSDRLMNIFKQANQIEQSKESNLFDDLPCGLDLEFETEGSTLAPEPAAYETAYVTSHKQACRAGCFSGDGQLVATGSMDASIKILDVDRMLAKSAPEDMEPGREQHAHPVIRTLYDHTDEVSYLEFHPKDQILASGSRDHTVKLFDISKASVKKAHKVLSDCVPVRCIAFHPTGDYMAVGTEHNVLRMYDVHTAQCFVSAIPAQQHNSAITCVRYAVNAKVYATGSMDGSIKLWDGVSGRCINTFAQAHDGAEICSVVFTKNGKYLLSSGMDSLVKLWELSTSRCLIAYTGAGTTGKQEHQTQAIFNHTEDYVLFPDEATTSLCAWNSRNASRCHLMSLGHNGAVRHIVHSPTHSAFLTCSDDYRARFWVKRTTAH; translated from the exons ATGAAAGACCAAGAGACGCCGCAGgataagaatttgctgaaatGCCGCGAACAGCTGTACCGGATGATGATAAG CCAACTGTTCTACGATGGGTATCATTCAGTGGCGGTAGAGCTCACCAACCTGGTGCGTGCCGATCCTCCCTGTCCACCGAGCGACCGGTTGATGAACATCTTCAAACAGGCCAACCAGATCGAACAGTCGAAGGAAAGCAATCTGTTCGATGATTTGCCCTGTGGGCTGGATCTCGAGTTCGAAACGGAAGGCTCAACGCTAGCACCGGAACCGGCAGCGTACGAGACTGCGTACGTGACGTCGCACAAGCAAGCGTGCCGAGCGGGTTGTTTCAGTGGCGATGGGCAGCTCGTGGCAACGGGCAGCATGGATGCAAGCATAAAGATTTTGGACGTCGATCGGATGCTTGCTAAATCGGCACCGGAAGACATGGAGCCGGGTCGTGAACAGCACGCCCATCCGGTCATACGCACACTGTACGATCATACGGACGAAGTGTCGTATCTGGAATTTCACCCAAAGGATCAAATTCTTGCTTCGGGGTCACGCGATCACACCGTGAAGCTATTTGACATTTCGAAAGCATCGGTAAAGAAGGCTCACAAGGTGCTGAGTGATTGTGTGCCGGTGCGCTGCATCGCGTTCCATCCTACCGGTGACTATATGGCTGTCGGAACGGAGCACAACGTGCTGCGGATGTACGATGTACATACGGCTCAATGCTTTGTTAGCGCTATTCCCGCGCAACAGCACAACAGTGCAATCACGTGCGTACGGTACGCAGTGAACGCGAAGGTGTACGCAACGGGCAGTATGGACGGATCGATCAAGCTGTGGGACGGTGTTAGCGGTCGCTGTATCAACACGTTCGCACAGGCTCACGATGGTGCGGAAATTTGTTCGGTTGTTTTcacgaaaaatggcaaatacTTGCTATCGTCGGGGATGGACTCGCTGGTGAAGCTTTGGGAGCTCAGCACAAGCCGGTGTCTGATTGCGTACACCGGCGCAGGAACCACGGGCAAGCAGGAGCATCAAACGCAGGCCATTTTCAATCATACCGAGGACTACGTTCTGTTTCCGGACGAGGCAACCACATCGTTGTGTGCGTGGAATTCACGCAATGCGTCCCGTTGTCATCTGATGTCGCTGGGACACAATGGGGCGGTAAGACATATCGTCCATTCGCCAACCCATTCCGCTTTTCTAACCTGTTCGGACGATTACCGTGCGCGTTTCTGGGTGAAGCGGACGACTGCTCATTAA